A window from Fibrobacter sp. UWB11 encodes these proteins:
- a CDS encoding TlpA disulfide reductase family protein, which translates to MIRILFLVAFLTASLSFAAPASDSEKSRKIELPKTIADSLPWFAVREFSESMVPFTRVHLQKLTQKSERTALVYFATWCIPCRVGVKRLVENYDELKKNNVSVVLVNIGERDEGAIKKWIQKLNASVFTVVIDPFKRLTEGFGLVKENEEISLPRTIVLDSKMKPLFMLSEEGQDWPQVLWAK; encoded by the coding sequence ATGATTCGTATTTTGTTTCTTGTTGCTTTTTTGACTGCATCGCTCTCGTTTGCTGCACCGGCTTCGGATTCTGAAAAGTCGCGTAAAATTGAATTGCCAAAAACGATTGCGGATTCGTTGCCATGGTTTGCTGTTCGCGAGTTCTCGGAAAGCATGGTGCCTTTTACACGCGTGCATTTGCAAAAGCTTACCCAAAAGAGTGAACGCACTGCTCTTGTTTATTTTGCAACGTGGTGCATTCCTTGTAGAGTTGGTGTAAAGCGTTTGGTCGAAAATTATGATGAGCTCAAAAAGAATAACGTTTCCGTAGTGCTTGTCAATATTGGCGAACGTGATGAAGGGGCCATTAAAAAGTGGATACAAAAGTTGAACGCATCTGTATTCACAGTTGTAATCGACCCATTTAAACGTCTTACGGAAGGCTTTGGTTTGGTCAAAGAGAATGAAGAAATCAGCTTGCCGCGTACCATTGTGCTTGATTCTAAAATGAAGCCGTTGTTTATGCTCAGCGAAGAAGGTCAGGATTGGCCTCAAGTTCTTTGGGCTAAGTAA